A single genomic interval of Aureliella helgolandensis harbors:
- a CDS encoding sulfatase-like hydrolase/transferase, with translation MPLLNDRPIRLVGNALVLLTAAVLTVASIAHAETHKNIVILVADDLGWGDVGFHGGSVQTPNIDRLAAEGVRLNRFYAYPACSPARAAMLTGRFPQRYGIAGPVRPRDEGLPSSETILPRMFQQAGYQASLIGKWHLGLAGKEAQPSQRGFDHFYGFLDASIDYYRHTAGQGQVDWQRDGQKIHEEGYVTDLLADEAVRQINRSVSSQPFCMVVSFSAPHSPFQAPETLVAKYRGRMNEREATYAAMIDSLDQGIGRILAALDKQNLRQDTIVVFTSDNGAVRAGTNAPFRGQKRQVYEGGIHVPCVVRAPGVLEAGSENEQLFAIHDLFPTLAEAAGVTLTPTKPLDGISLWSQLISNKPISRAIVIAENDHAIIRDDWKLIQLADGSTELYNLRSDPTEAKDLADSEAKLVSQLLSQLAQYKVVVQTDGPVPPSGDGSYARQSVASGRHTLAVTATQHLQEGESLATATLRGDAKYGVLGDPRVESNGRGVRLLSGEDFDGNGTYAGEASLISSSVSPAQRWYRFYISGLAQDNFTVDQDDLYLKVEFFQNGGTDSLDLIKERIYTQVSQERKDFFDKDTNESLGHSTWRTYAMDFRTPFAEVDTVKLSVGFANGKGEQRRSEFWVNSMDLKPIDTPEKYVAAKPTIREFPQPDAATLVALGGRWYFDPKGSERKPPQQFDYTNSNQLLYKSDRFEAPFADNMSSWLRAGYLDFEGKAVEKDQPKPYAVVISFTDKHLVMRSRNLPNHPTATFPDRWRMLDGNPSYIKEQANTWHLPLKPKRDPTAFAMDEKNSNQALPMGAIGVATNGVIFFNPFDHIFETDAVWRLDRCCGHPSPQQQYHYHKYPVCVKTPWSDEGQAHSSVIGFAFDGFPVYGPYESQGLLAKDDTRNPLNAFNLHEDPDRGPHYHVTPGEYPHIIGGFWGQLETLNRPGRRR, from the coding sequence ATGCCCCTATTGAATGATCGGCCTATTCGACTTGTCGGTAACGCGCTGGTGTTGTTGACTGCCGCCGTATTGACGGTTGCTTCAATTGCGCACGCTGAAACTCACAAGAACATTGTCATCTTGGTCGCTGATGATCTCGGCTGGGGCGATGTCGGCTTTCATGGCGGAAGCGTACAAACGCCAAACATTGACCGCTTGGCAGCCGAAGGCGTCCGGCTGAATCGGTTCTACGCCTACCCTGCTTGCAGTCCGGCTCGTGCCGCCATGCTGACAGGTCGCTTTCCTCAACGCTACGGGATTGCTGGTCCCGTTCGTCCCCGTGACGAAGGACTTCCAAGCAGCGAGACAATACTCCCCCGCATGTTTCAGCAGGCAGGCTATCAAGCGAGTCTGATTGGCAAATGGCATCTCGGGCTTGCCGGTAAAGAGGCGCAACCCAGCCAACGAGGCTTCGATCACTTCTATGGTTTTCTCGATGCGTCCATCGACTACTACCGGCATACGGCGGGCCAAGGGCAAGTCGATTGGCAGCGTGACGGACAGAAGATTCACGAAGAGGGTTACGTAACCGACCTATTGGCCGACGAAGCGGTGCGTCAAATTAATAGAAGCGTCTCCAGCCAGCCGTTTTGCATGGTCGTTTCGTTCAGTGCGCCGCACTCGCCGTTTCAGGCACCCGAAACTCTGGTTGCCAAGTACCGCGGTCGAATGAATGAGCGTGAAGCGACGTATGCCGCGATGATTGACTCGCTGGACCAAGGGATCGGCCGGATCCTTGCTGCGCTTGACAAACAAAACCTTCGCCAAGATACCATCGTCGTGTTCACTTCGGATAACGGCGCGGTACGGGCGGGAACCAACGCTCCATTTCGCGGCCAGAAGCGTCAAGTGTACGAGGGTGGAATTCATGTTCCTTGCGTTGTCCGCGCGCCGGGAGTATTGGAAGCTGGATCCGAGAACGAACAACTCTTTGCGATCCATGACTTGTTTCCGACGCTGGCCGAGGCCGCTGGAGTCACGCTTACCCCCACCAAGCCGCTCGACGGGATAAGTCTGTGGTCACAATTGATCAGCAACAAGCCGATATCAAGAGCGATCGTCATTGCCGAAAACGATCATGCGATCATTCGCGATGATTGGAAATTGATTCAGTTGGCCGACGGCAGCACGGAACTGTACAACCTGCGGTCTGATCCCACTGAGGCAAAAGATCTGGCAGATTCGGAGGCCAAGCTCGTCTCGCAGTTGCTGTCCCAGCTGGCTCAGTACAAAGTCGTCGTGCAAACCGATGGCCCCGTCCCACCGTCTGGCGACGGTAGCTACGCTCGCCAAAGCGTGGCTTCTGGCCGACACACGCTTGCCGTAACAGCAACCCAACATCTGCAAGAGGGCGAGTCACTTGCAACGGCCACACTCAGAGGTGATGCGAAATATGGTGTGCTGGGGGATCCGCGAGTTGAATCCAATGGACGCGGTGTGCGTTTGCTTTCGGGGGAAGATTTCGATGGCAACGGTACGTATGCTGGTGAGGCTTCGCTGATTAGCAGCAGTGTCTCGCCAGCTCAGCGTTGGTATCGATTCTACATCTCCGGACTCGCACAAGATAACTTCACTGTCGACCAAGACGATCTGTACTTGAAAGTTGAGTTCTTTCAAAACGGCGGCACGGATTCTCTGGACCTGATCAAAGAGCGAATCTACACACAGGTGTCGCAGGAGCGGAAGGACTTCTTCGATAAAGATACGAACGAAAGCTTGGGCCACTCGACCTGGCGAACCTACGCGATGGATTTTCGCACGCCGTTCGCGGAAGTTGATACCGTGAAGTTGAGTGTCGGTTTTGCCAATGGCAAGGGCGAGCAGAGACGCAGCGAGTTTTGGGTGAATTCAATGGACCTGAAGCCGATTGATACACCAGAAAAGTATGTAGCTGCGAAACCTACAATCCGCGAGTTTCCGCAACCGGACGCCGCGACGCTTGTGGCACTCGGCGGACGTTGGTACTTTGACCCGAAAGGTAGCGAGCGGAAGCCTCCCCAGCAGTTCGACTACACGAACTCAAACCAATTGCTGTACAAATCCGATCGGTTTGAAGCACCATTTGCCGACAACATGAGTTCGTGGCTGCGAGCTGGCTATCTGGACTTCGAAGGCAAAGCTGTTGAAAAAGACCAGCCCAAACCGTATGCGGTTGTCATCTCCTTCACCGACAAGCATTTGGTGATGCGAAGTCGCAATCTGCCGAATCATCCAACAGCCACGTTCCCCGATCGTTGGCGGATGCTGGACGGCAATCCGTCGTACATCAAGGAGCAGGCGAATACGTGGCATCTTCCGCTTAAACCTAAACGCGATCCCACCGCATTCGCGATGGACGAAAAGAATTCCAACCAAGCACTGCCCATGGGGGCGATTGGCGTGGCGACCAACGGTGTGATCTTCTTCAACCCTTTCGACCACATTTTTGAAACCGATGCAGTTTGGCGACTCGATCGTTGTTGCGGGCACCCAAGTCCTCAGCAACAATACCACTACCACAAGTATCCCGTGTGCGTAAAAACACCTTGGAGCGACGAGGGCCAAGCTCATTCCAGCGTAATCGGATTTGCCTTCGATGGCTTTCCGGTTTACGGGCCTTACGAATCCCAAGGGTTGCTTGCCAAAGACGACACCAGGAATCCGCTCAACGCCTTCAATCTTCACGAAGATCCCGATCGTGGTCCGCACTATCACGTCACGCCGGGCGAGTATCCGCACATCATCGGAGGGTTCTGGGGGCAGCTCGAAACGCTGAACCGCCCCGGACGGAGAAGATAG
- a CDS encoding efflux RND transporter periplasmic adaptor subunit: MPDHQTPALSSSPNEPHASARQAKPGVVASLLKRLPTLLVLAVMGGGWMVMHHINSGGSSGGEAVDIAEDAGPNDTLALPEGKLNAAKFKSVAVQEQAIQHMHTVPGRLRYDQTKHVDVKAPMDGILAELVVTPGDHVAAGDLIAVLRSPEIGQARAEILKRQKERDIAQQVLQREMTLSENLNQVCEMLDQRKPVDEIETAFSNRALGSYRQEILSAYSNMQLADELIAKVRPLVDAGAVAGRAVLEREGERQLAETAFRTARDQATFAANQAMMKAEASVAQADRQLNLAWQSLETLLGYKEDRDVVNLTSEDSLSRLEVRAPFAGSVESQGFAKNERVMRGDSLVVLANTDSLTVEASIRESDWSVVALQTDAEVSVMVPALNDRIFFAKVRYFGREVQADTNSVPLVARIENEESLLRPGMFVRVTVPIGEARQVLAIKPESLLQHENQQFVFVDVGGGVFKRVDVSTGQASDDWVEITKGLSPGQLVVTSGAFLLKSEFLLQGEGE, from the coding sequence ATGCCTGACCATCAAACGCCAGCTCTATCATCCTCGCCCAATGAGCCCCACGCTAGCGCACGCCAAGCCAAGCCTGGTGTGGTTGCATCCTTGCTTAAACGCCTGCCGACGTTATTGGTTTTGGCTGTCATGGGAGGCGGCTGGATGGTGATGCACCACATCAATTCAGGCGGTAGCAGCGGCGGCGAAGCCGTTGACATCGCTGAAGATGCTGGGCCCAACGACACGCTCGCGTTGCCTGAAGGCAAGCTCAATGCCGCGAAGTTCAAGAGTGTCGCAGTCCAAGAACAGGCTATTCAACACATGCACACGGTGCCAGGTCGTTTACGCTATGACCAAACCAAGCATGTCGATGTGAAGGCGCCGATGGATGGGATTCTGGCCGAACTCGTCGTTACACCTGGCGACCATGTTGCGGCCGGTGATTTGATCGCTGTACTTCGTAGTCCTGAAATCGGCCAAGCTCGCGCCGAGATTCTAAAAAGGCAGAAGGAACGCGACATTGCTCAGCAGGTTTTGCAGCGTGAGATGACGCTGTCCGAGAATTTGAATCAAGTTTGCGAAATGCTCGATCAAAGGAAGCCGGTCGACGAGATCGAGACGGCTTTTTCCAATCGTGCCCTGGGTAGTTATCGCCAAGAGATTTTGTCAGCCTACTCAAATATGCAATTGGCCGATGAGTTAATTGCAAAAGTACGACCGCTGGTAGATGCCGGCGCAGTCGCTGGTCGAGCAGTCCTCGAACGCGAAGGCGAGCGGCAGTTGGCCGAAACAGCCTTCCGTACTGCACGCGATCAAGCGACGTTTGCTGCGAACCAAGCGATGATGAAAGCCGAAGCGAGTGTTGCCCAAGCCGATCGCCAATTGAATCTGGCGTGGCAATCGCTCGAAACACTTTTGGGCTACAAAGAAGATCGAGACGTCGTGAACTTGACCAGCGAAGACTCGCTGTCGCGACTAGAAGTTCGAGCACCGTTTGCCGGTAGCGTCGAATCCCAGGGCTTTGCTAAGAACGAGCGAGTTATGCGTGGTGATTCGCTCGTCGTACTGGCAAACACGGATTCCCTGACGGTGGAAGCCAGCATTCGAGAAAGCGATTGGTCGGTTGTCGCGTTGCAGACAGACGCTGAGGTGTCAGTGATGGTTCCGGCTCTCAACGATCGAATCTTTTTCGCCAAGGTGCGGTACTTTGGCCGTGAGGTTCAGGCGGATACGAACTCGGTCCCCCTGGTTGCACGAATTGAGAACGAAGAGAGCTTGCTTCGACCCGGCATGTTCGTTCGAGTGACAGTACCGATCGGCGAAGCTCGGCAGGTGTTGGCCATTAAGCCTGAGTCGCTGTTGCAGCACGAGAATCAACAGTTCGTATTCGTGGATGTGGGCGGCGGTGTATTCAAACGGGTCGACGTCTCCACTGGCCAGGCTTCCGACGATTGGGTGGAGATCACCAAGGGGCTGTCGCCAGGACAATTGGTCGTGACCAGTGGCGCATTCCTGTTGAAGTCGGAATTCCTGCTACAAGGAGAGGGCGAATAG
- a CDS encoding efflux RND transporter permease subunit codes for MLTKIIEFSLVNRGLVIILTLLMAGAGFYSAFNLPIDAVPDMTNVQVQVVTDAGSLSPVEVERYVTYPVENTMGGLPDVEELRSVSKFGISVVTIVFEEGTDIYRARQLVTERLGDAAANIPQGYGTPTIGPLTTALGEILQFEVRSDRHSPMELRTMLEWEISPKLRQVNGVTEINTHGGYYKTFEVQPDPDRMTSYGIPMELLFQRLQANNNTSGGGYVIHHGEQRFIRGVSLLENENDIENVVIRREADGNPILVRDIAEVSIEPMTRQGAVTRDGRGEVVTGLVMMLIGENSREVVESAKERLKDIEATLPVGVRLEVTYDRAALIARTLNTVLTNLTEGGMLVIVVLLLMLGNLRAGIIVALAIPLSMLFATNVMAYTGVTASLMSLGAIDFGLIVDSSVIMVENCIRKLSHDNGDAKHQDVIRDAAVEVRKPTMFGELIIAVVFLPILLLEGTEGKLFRPMALTVLFALGGSMILSLSFMPAMASLFLPKKMKEEDVLLVRIVKFFYEPLVTRAIKHPFATVAIALTVFAMSLPMGRHLGAEFMPRLEEGDLLVEALRLPSATLEGSIAMSTQIEKLLKKYPEVKTVFSKTGRPEIANDVMGVHQTDVWVLLKPVHDWPSHKTRDELIEQMSAELNANVPGVAFGFTQPIEMRVDELVAGVKADVAVLLYGDDMEVLGAKGKEIEAVLREIPGAVDVKADYQANLSTLTIKTKPQALAQYGIDAQTVLDVVSSMGGFQVGQIFEGRARYPIMVRVPVQWRENLKLLEQVPVADSNGKAVPLKELADIRLEETPPTIEHEGNRRRTFISANVRGRDVATFVTEAQATVAEKVEFSPGYEIRWGGDFENLQSASLRLAIITPIVLMIIMLLLHTSLGSLRLALLIFLAVPMAASGGIIALYLREMPFSISAGVGFIALFGVAVLNGLVWVSAAEHSRKSGMPLQDVSHDTALVRLRPVLMTALVASLGFLPMALSTSDGAEMQRPLATVVIGGLITSTLLTSLVIPTIYPWFARGLNDVALVHHDDHNPMLT; via the coding sequence ATGCTTACCAAAATCATTGAATTCTCGCTCGTCAATCGTGGGCTCGTAATCATCTTGACGCTATTGATGGCTGGAGCTGGATTTTATTCCGCTTTCAATCTGCCAATCGATGCCGTTCCGGACATGACGAACGTCCAAGTGCAGGTTGTGACCGACGCCGGCTCTCTGTCGCCGGTCGAAGTCGAGCGGTACGTGACCTACCCCGTGGAAAACACGATGGGCGGCTTGCCCGATGTGGAAGAGCTTCGCAGCGTATCCAAGTTTGGAATCTCGGTCGTGACGATCGTGTTTGAGGAAGGCACCGACATCTATCGCGCCCGGCAACTTGTGACCGAGCGACTGGGAGACGCGGCCGCCAACATTCCACAGGGATACGGGACACCCACCATTGGCCCATTGACCACGGCTCTCGGCGAAATATTGCAGTTCGAAGTTCGCAGTGATCGCCATTCGCCTATGGAGCTGCGAACGATGCTGGAGTGGGAGATCTCGCCCAAGCTGCGGCAGGTCAACGGTGTCACCGAGATCAATACCCATGGTGGCTACTACAAAACGTTCGAGGTTCAGCCCGATCCCGATCGAATGACCAGCTACGGCATTCCAATGGAATTGCTATTTCAACGGCTGCAGGCGAATAACAACACGTCTGGCGGTGGTTACGTGATTCACCACGGCGAACAGCGGTTCATTCGCGGCGTGTCGCTGCTCGAAAACGAGAATGATATCGAGAATGTCGTCATTCGTCGCGAAGCCGATGGTAATCCAATACTAGTGCGAGATATTGCTGAAGTTAGCATCGAACCGATGACGCGGCAGGGCGCCGTGACTCGTGACGGACGCGGTGAAGTGGTAACCGGATTGGTGATGATGTTGATTGGCGAGAACTCGCGGGAGGTCGTTGAGTCGGCCAAGGAGCGTCTCAAGGATATTGAGGCTACGCTGCCCGTGGGGGTGCGTCTGGAAGTGACCTATGACCGAGCGGCACTAATTGCCAGGACGCTCAATACGGTTTTGACCAACTTGACCGAAGGCGGCATGTTGGTGATCGTCGTGCTGCTACTGATGCTTGGCAATCTTCGTGCTGGCATCATCGTGGCGCTCGCAATACCGCTTTCGATGCTGTTTGCCACCAACGTGATGGCCTACACCGGCGTGACGGCCAGCCTGATGAGCCTGGGAGCGATTGACTTTGGATTGATCGTCGATAGCAGCGTTATCATGGTCGAAAACTGCATCCGTAAACTCTCACACGACAATGGGGACGCGAAACATCAAGATGTCATTCGCGACGCTGCCGTGGAAGTCCGCAAGCCAACGATGTTCGGTGAATTGATTATTGCAGTCGTGTTCTTACCAATCCTCCTGCTCGAAGGCACGGAGGGAAAGCTGTTCCGGCCGATGGCTCTGACCGTACTATTCGCGCTCGGCGGATCCATGATTCTCTCACTTTCATTCATGCCTGCGATGGCGTCGCTCTTTCTGCCCAAGAAGATGAAGGAAGAGGACGTATTGCTGGTGCGGATCGTCAAATTCTTTTACGAGCCATTGGTCACGCGAGCGATTAAGCACCCCTTTGCTACCGTTGCGATCGCACTCACCGTATTCGCGATGAGTCTGCCGATGGGGCGCCATCTTGGTGCGGAATTCATGCCGCGTCTGGAAGAAGGAGACTTGTTGGTCGAAGCATTGCGTTTGCCAAGTGCCACGCTTGAAGGATCGATCGCCATGTCGACTCAGATCGAGAAGCTTCTCAAGAAATATCCTGAAGTGAAGACGGTGTTCTCAAAGACTGGGCGTCCGGAAATCGCCAATGACGTAATGGGCGTTCATCAGACTGATGTGTGGGTTTTGTTGAAGCCCGTTCATGATTGGCCTAGTCACAAAACACGGGATGAGTTGATCGAGCAAATGTCGGCAGAGCTCAACGCCAACGTTCCGGGGGTAGCATTCGGGTTCACTCAGCCCATTGAAATGCGAGTGGATGAACTGGTGGCTGGCGTTAAAGCCGATGTGGCAGTGCTGCTTTACGGCGACGATATGGAAGTGCTGGGCGCGAAAGGCAAGGAGATTGAAGCGGTCTTGCGTGAAATCCCAGGTGCGGTCGATGTTAAAGCCGATTACCAAGCCAATTTGTCAACGCTAACGATTAAGACGAAGCCGCAAGCTCTAGCTCAATATGGAATTGACGCGCAAACGGTATTGGATGTCGTGTCCTCGATGGGCGGATTTCAAGTGGGCCAGATTTTTGAGGGACGAGCGCGTTATCCGATAATGGTGCGCGTCCCTGTGCAATGGAGGGAGAATCTCAAGCTTCTGGAGCAAGTCCCCGTTGCTGATTCCAATGGCAAAGCGGTTCCATTGAAGGAGCTAGCCGATATTCGTCTAGAAGAGACCCCGCCTACAATCGAGCACGAAGGAAATCGTCGCCGGACATTTATTTCCGCCAATGTGCGCGGTCGCGATGTAGCCACATTCGTTACCGAAGCTCAAGCAACGGTGGCAGAGAAGGTCGAGTTCTCTCCGGGGTATGAAATTCGTTGGGGCGGCGATTTTGAGAATCTTCAATCGGCCAGTCTGCGACTTGCAATCATTACCCCCATCGTATTGATGATCATCATGCTGCTGTTGCATACGAGTCTTGGTTCGTTGCGGTTGGCACTATTGATATTCCTTGCTGTACCGATGGCGGCCTCCGGGGGCATCATCGCGCTGTACTTGCGTGAGATGCCGTTTAGCATCTCTGCGGGCGTCGGCTTTATTGCCCTGTTCGGTGTCGCGGTTTTGAATGGCTTGGTCTGGGTGAGCGCCGCGGAGCACTCGCGTAAGTCGGGTATGCCGCTCCAAGACGTCAGCCATGACACGGCTTTGGTCCGCTTGCGACCGGTATTGATGACGGCACTGGTTGCCAGCCTCGGGTTCCTGCCGATGGCCCTGTCCACCAGCGATGGTGCCGAGATGCAACGACCGTTGGCGACCGTCGTCATCGGTGGACTGATTACCTCGACGCTGTTGACGTCGCTGGTAATTCCCACGATCTACCCCTGGTTCGCCCGAGGCCTGAATGATGTTGCGCTAGTCCATCACGATGATCACAATCCGATGTTGACTTAG
- a CDS encoding sigma-54-dependent transcriptional regulator, with the protein MQTLLVIDDEASICRAFERAFTSESVTVLTAKSGAEGERLFAEANPDVVILDLSLPDTSGLELFKRLLKLDSRVPFIFITGHGTVQSAIEATKLGAYDYLFKPLELDEIRMLLNKAFNLSRMVRVQPVLAESDADEVSTGDAIVGRCNAMKEVYKAIGRVASQNLTVLLLGESGTGKEVVAQAIYHHSARSTKPFQAINCAAIPDALLESEIFGHEKGAFTDAYRQRIGKLEQADGGTLFLDEVGDMSPMTQAKLLRVLQDQTFERVGGNTPIQVDVRIIAATNHDLKQLVSEGLFRSDLYFRLSVVTIHLPPLRDREDDLRVLAEYFLRKYSNEFGKNIRTIVPETLEVLGSYHWPGNVRELESVMKQSLLTARGNILLPDFLPPLGDVHDHPQSPSDPQFLAERFVAERLEAGTDNLYSEAISIAERQLLRLVLTHTSGNQLKAATFLGISRVTLRSKLKSLGIEASDFSSPH; encoded by the coding sequence ATGCAAACCCTACTAGTCATTGATGACGAAGCGTCCATATGCAGAGCATTCGAGCGAGCCTTTACCAGCGAAAGCGTCACAGTTCTCACGGCCAAAAGCGGTGCCGAAGGTGAGCGATTGTTTGCCGAGGCGAATCCGGATGTCGTGATACTCGACCTAAGTCTTCCGGACACGAGTGGGCTGGAGTTGTTCAAACGCCTGCTCAAACTCGATTCGCGAGTTCCATTCATCTTCATCACCGGCCATGGGACGGTTCAGTCCGCCATCGAGGCGACCAAACTGGGGGCCTACGACTACCTATTTAAGCCGCTCGAGCTTGACGAGATTCGAATGCTACTTAACAAAGCATTCAATCTCAGCCGGATGGTCCGCGTTCAACCGGTCCTCGCGGAATCCGACGCTGACGAAGTGTCTACCGGCGATGCGATTGTCGGGCGCTGCAATGCGATGAAGGAAGTCTATAAAGCGATTGGTCGGGTGGCTTCGCAAAACTTGACGGTACTGTTGCTCGGCGAGAGCGGAACTGGCAAGGAAGTAGTTGCCCAAGCCATCTATCACCACAGTGCCCGTTCCACCAAACCGTTTCAAGCGATCAACTGCGCCGCAATCCCTGACGCGTTATTGGAAAGTGAAATCTTCGGCCATGAGAAGGGAGCCTTTACCGACGCCTATCGACAACGAATCGGGAAACTTGAACAGGCCGACGGTGGCACGTTGTTCCTGGATGAAGTTGGCGACATGTCGCCGATGACCCAGGCGAAGTTGCTGCGAGTCCTGCAGGACCAAACGTTCGAACGCGTCGGAGGCAACACACCGATCCAGGTCGATGTGCGGATCATCGCGGCAACCAATCACGATCTCAAGCAACTCGTCTCCGAGGGACTCTTTCGATCCGATCTGTATTTTCGGCTCAGCGTGGTTACCATCCACCTGCCGCCATTGCGGGACCGCGAGGACGATCTACGTGTATTGGCGGAGTACTTTCTGCGCAAATACAGCAATGAGTTCGGCAAAAACATTCGCACAATTGTGCCAGAAACACTTGAAGTACTGGGAAGCTACCACTGGCCGGGCAATGTGCGTGAACTCGAAAGTGTCATGAAACAATCCTTGCTGACCGCCCGCGGCAACATCTTGCTGCCAGATTTCCTGCCCCCCCTGGGGGACGTCCACGATCATCCGCAGTCACCGAGCGATCCTCAGTTCCTTGCCGAACGATTCGTTGCCGAACGGCTCGAGGCCGGTACGGACAACCTATATTCCGAAGCCATCTCAATTGCAGAACGGCAACTGCTCCGTTTAGTGCTCACCCATACCAGCGGTAATCAACTCAAAGCCGCGACGTTTCTAGGAATTAGCCGAGTTACTCTGCGCAGTAAGCTCAAGTCCCTTGGCATCGAAGCAAGCGATTTCAGTTCGCCGCATTGA
- a CDS encoding sensor histidine kinase: MSNLLVESSAGKRIDQAAEIPGEIPTRFPGGRAACSQDSSSINIPRMDQFWRMSNRVSALSSILRSPARILGIVLLLMFIAEVGVMFVLPHVMLDFFGETGMAVLDAVLLTLVCAPVLWWVIIGPLRRIAIQEHGRSETIVANASEGIVTFNHQGVILSCNRATTDLLSTDLDELLGKTAGTFLNGLPPVLDALPASFRLTAKRSDGSHFPVEVSVSEYPSESKPLRIAIIRDLTAAEQAEAERVMMARETEALRAQQMTTLAQLATGVAHEIRNPLTSIKMLIQVNRSKFADEGFPTDDLQLVEQEIRRMERSVNSLLEFARPEQGVQSVFPIQNVIRKTVQLIEGRCGQQAVKLVIECKDNPIMIAGDASQIQQLLLNLALNALDAMPDGGEVTISVVTIDDQLELSVVDNGEGISDDMLAKLFTPFSTTKASGVGLGLGICRRIADAHGGTLTGQNRASGGAVFCLTLPLVDPSAIGTDDIPVREASCKPY; the protein is encoded by the coding sequence GTGTCCAATTTGTTGGTAGAATCGTCGGCTGGAAAACGAATAGATCAGGCAGCGGAAATTCCGGGAGAAATCCCCACTCGCTTTCCTGGCGGGCGTGCGGCTTGTTCCCAAGACTCCTCGTCCATCAACATCCCTCGCATGGATCAGTTTTGGCGCATGTCCAACCGAGTTTCAGCCCTGTCCTCGATCTTGCGGTCGCCCGCGCGGATTCTGGGCATCGTGCTGTTGCTAATGTTCATCGCAGAGGTTGGCGTGATGTTCGTGCTGCCCCATGTGATGCTAGACTTTTTCGGCGAAACCGGTATGGCGGTCCTAGACGCCGTGCTACTGACCCTGGTATGCGCTCCAGTGTTATGGTGGGTGATCATTGGGCCACTTCGACGAATCGCAATCCAAGAACACGGACGCAGCGAAACAATCGTGGCCAACGCCAGTGAAGGCATCGTCACCTTCAACCATCAAGGAGTGATCCTGTCGTGCAATCGAGCTACCACCGATTTGCTTTCAACGGATCTCGACGAGCTGTTAGGAAAAACGGCTGGAACGTTCCTCAATGGACTGCCTCCCGTGTTGGATGCGTTGCCAGCCTCGTTTCGTCTGACGGCCAAACGCTCGGACGGCAGCCACTTTCCTGTCGAAGTGTCAGTCAGTGAATACCCATCCGAATCAAAGCCCCTGCGCATCGCGATCATTCGAGATCTAACCGCCGCCGAGCAGGCTGAAGCCGAACGCGTAATGATGGCTCGCGAGACAGAAGCGTTGCGGGCACAACAAATGACGACACTCGCTCAGTTGGCAACTGGTGTCGCACATGAGATTCGCAATCCGCTGACGTCGATCAAAATGTTGATTCAGGTTAACCGCAGCAAATTTGCCGACGAAGGTTTTCCGACCGATGATCTTCAATTGGTCGAACAAGAAATTCGACGCATGGAACGCAGTGTCAACAGTCTGCTGGAATTCGCTCGTCCCGAGCAGGGCGTACAATCGGTGTTTCCCATCCAAAACGTAATTCGAAAAACAGTTCAATTGATCGAAGGTCGTTGCGGACAGCAAGCGGTCAAACTCGTTATCGAATGCAAAGACAATCCGATCATGATTGCGGGGGATGCCTCACAAATCCAACAATTGCTCTTGAATCTTGCCCTCAATGCACTCGACGCCATGCCCGACGGAGGCGAAGTGACAATCAGTGTGGTCACAATCGACGACCAACTTGAATTATCGGTGGTAGACAACGGCGAAGGAATTAGTGACGACATGCTGGCCAAGCTGTTCACTCCATTCTCGACCACCAAAGCCTCCGGCGTAGGCCTAGGACTGGGCATCTGCAGACGGATCGCCGACGCGCACGGCGGAACATTGACGGGACAAAACCGAGCTTCCGGAGGGGCCGTATTCTGCCTAACTCTACCATTAGTCGATCCATCGGCCATTGGTACCGATGATATCCCCGTACGTGAGGCGTCATGCAAACCCTACTAG